A genomic stretch from Georgenia muralis includes:
- the rpmA gene encoding 50S ribosomal protein L27 gives MAHKKGASSSRNGRDSNAQRLGVKRFGGQVVKAGEIIVRQRGTHFHPGLNVGRGKDDTLFALEPGAVAFGQRRGRKVVDIVLADA, from the coding sequence ATGGCACACAAGAAGGGCGCCAGCTCCTCCCGGAACGGCCGCGACTCCAACGCCCAGCGTCTGGGCGTCAAGCGCTTCGGCGGCCAGGTCGTCAAGGCCGGCGAGATCATCGTCCGCCAGCGCGGCACCCACTTCCACCCCGGCCTGAACGTCGGCCGTGGCAAGGACGACACCCTCTTCGCCCTCGAGCCCGGCGCCGTCGCCTTCGGCCAGCGCCGCGGCCGCAAGGTCGTCGACATCGTCCTGGCCGACGCCTGA
- the obgE gene encoding GTPase ObgE — MATFVDRVVLHVAAGDGGNGCASIRREKFKPLAGPDGANGGKGGDVILVVDPQTTTLLPYHHSPHQRATSGTQGAGDMRAGRTGEDLVLPVPDGTVVKTLDGDVLADLVGAGTRFVAAQGGHGGLGNAALSSPRRKAPGFALLGEEGEQVDLVLELKSVADVALVGFPSAGKSSLIAAMSAARPKIADYPFTTLVPNLGVVQAGSERYTVADVPGLIPGASQGKGLGLEFLRHIERCAVVVHVLDCATLEPGRDPVSDLDTIEAELAAYAGDLDLAGGRVPLMERPRVVVLNKIDVPEARDLAEMVRPELEQRGLRVFEISTASHEGLRQLSFALAEIVARARAEAPTQEATRVILRPTAVDDAGFTVTRRNGPDGVFYQVRGAKPERWVRQTDFNNDEAVGYLADRLNRIGVEDQLYRAGAVAGDTVVIGAVEGGVVFDWEPTMQTGAELLGPRGTDLRLEETARPTRAEKRRGYHELMDAKSAARDELWTERQHGVWTDPEDVDDQTS, encoded by the coding sequence ATGGCCACCTTCGTCGACCGCGTGGTTCTCCACGTCGCCGCGGGCGACGGCGGGAACGGCTGCGCCTCCATCCGGCGCGAGAAGTTCAAGCCGCTCGCCGGCCCCGACGGCGCGAACGGCGGCAAGGGCGGTGACGTGATCCTCGTCGTCGACCCCCAGACGACGACGCTGCTGCCGTACCACCACTCCCCGCACCAGCGCGCGACGTCCGGGACCCAGGGTGCCGGTGACATGCGCGCGGGCAGGACGGGGGAGGACCTGGTGCTCCCGGTCCCCGACGGCACGGTCGTGAAGACTCTCGACGGTGACGTCCTCGCCGACCTCGTCGGTGCCGGCACCCGGTTCGTCGCCGCCCAGGGCGGTCACGGCGGGCTCGGCAACGCCGCCCTGTCCTCGCCGCGTCGCAAGGCTCCCGGCTTCGCCCTGCTGGGCGAGGAGGGCGAGCAGGTCGACCTCGTCCTCGAGCTGAAGTCCGTCGCCGACGTCGCGCTCGTGGGCTTCCCGAGCGCCGGGAAGTCCTCCCTCATCGCGGCCATGTCCGCTGCGCGTCCCAAGATCGCCGACTACCCGTTCACCACCCTCGTGCCCAACCTCGGCGTCGTCCAGGCCGGCTCGGAGCGCTACACCGTCGCCGACGTGCCGGGCCTCATCCCCGGTGCCTCGCAGGGCAAGGGCCTCGGGCTGGAGTTCCTGCGCCACATCGAGCGCTGCGCCGTCGTCGTCCACGTCCTCGACTGCGCCACGCTCGAGCCCGGCCGCGACCCGGTGAGCGACCTCGACACCATCGAGGCCGAGCTGGCCGCCTACGCCGGGGACCTCGACCTCGCCGGGGGGCGGGTGCCGCTCATGGAGCGCCCCCGCGTCGTCGTCCTCAACAAGATCGACGTCCCCGAGGCGCGGGACCTCGCCGAGATGGTCCGGCCCGAGCTGGAGCAGCGCGGCCTGCGGGTCTTCGAGATCTCGACGGCGAGCCACGAGGGTCTGCGGCAGCTGTCGTTCGCGCTGGCCGAGATCGTGGCGCGGGCGCGGGCCGAGGCCCCCACGCAGGAGGCCACCCGGGTGATCCTGCGGCCCACCGCCGTCGACGACGCCGGGTTCACCGTCACGCGCCGCAACGGCCCGGACGGGGTGTTCTACCAGGTGCGCGGCGCCAAGCCCGAGCGGTGGGTCCGTCAGACCGACTTCAACAACGACGAGGCCGTGGGCTACCTCGCCGACCGGCTCAACCGGATCGGCGTCGAGGACCAGCTCTACCGCGCCGGCGCCGTCGCGGGCGACACGGTCGTCATCGGCGCGGTCGAGGGCGGGGTCGTCTTCGACTGGGAGCCCACCATGCAGACCGGTGCCGAGCTGCTCGGTCCGCGCGGCACCGACCTGCGGCTGGAGGAGACCGCTCGGCCGACCCGTGCGGAGAAGCGCCGCGGCTACCACGAGCTCATGGACGCCAAGAGCGCCGCTCGCGACGAGCTGTGGACCGAGCGTCAGCACGGCGTGTGGACCGATCCCGAGGACGTCGACGACCAGACCTCCTGA
- a CDS encoding PKD domain-containing protein, which translates to MYIPIGNGVYEIDFTACGESFLVDYTDTAPWMIAPAPGDPAAPGAPAPLPVVVTAQDMQRLPIEPGGLTVQPDRGWVLVNLDTVVWTDGDAQTFDTVVLGTPVQVRVTPVDYTWDFGDGSAPLVTTDPGAPYPNHSVSHVYDRAAEGTAVELTTRWSGEFQVAGSGTWLPVAGLATTTETSAPFDVRTAEASLTDG; encoded by the coding sequence GTGTACATCCCCATCGGCAACGGCGTCTACGAGATCGACTTCACCGCGTGCGGGGAGTCGTTCCTCGTCGACTACACCGACACTGCGCCGTGGATGATCGCTCCGGCCCCGGGGGACCCGGCAGCACCGGGCGCCCCTGCGCCGCTGCCCGTCGTCGTGACGGCGCAGGACATGCAGCGACTTCCCATCGAGCCGGGCGGCCTGACCGTGCAGCCGGACCGCGGCTGGGTGCTCGTCAACCTGGACACCGTGGTGTGGACCGACGGCGACGCCCAGACCTTCGACACGGTGGTGCTCGGCACGCCGGTCCAGGTGCGGGTGACCCCGGTGGACTACACGTGGGACTTCGGTGACGGCTCGGCGCCGCTGGTGACCACGGACCCCGGTGCGCCGTACCCGAACCACTCCGTCTCGCATGTCTACGACCGTGCCGCGGAGGGCACCGCCGTCGAGCTCACCACGAGGTGGTCGGGCGAGTTCCAGGTGGCCGGCTCCGGCACGTGGCTGCCGGTGGCGGGCCTGGCGACGACGACCGAGACCTCCGCGCCGTTCGACGTTCGCACCGCTGAGGCGAGCCTGACCGACGGCTGA
- a CDS encoding SDR family oxidoreductase, whose protein sequence is MRIVIAGGHGKIALILSRQLAGRGDEVVGLIRNPAHEADVRDARAEPVLLDLETASLDEVAAVLAGADAVVFAAGAGAGSGAARKDTVDRGAAVLLADAAERAGVRRYVMISSMGAATGGEPGMDDVFAAYLDAKKAADDDLMARDLDWTVIRPGGLTDDPGTGTVSVGRPGRGTIPREDVARVVVAALDDPATAGVVTEVVSGPHRVAVALADLTD, encoded by the coding sequence ATGAGAATCGTCATCGCCGGTGGACACGGCAAGATCGCCCTCATCCTCTCCCGTCAGCTCGCCGGCCGCGGCGACGAGGTGGTCGGCCTGATCCGGAACCCCGCCCACGAGGCCGATGTGCGCGACGCCCGCGCCGAGCCGGTCCTGCTGGATCTCGAGACGGCCTCCCTCGACGAGGTGGCCGCGGTCCTCGCCGGCGCCGACGCCGTCGTGTTCGCCGCCGGGGCGGGGGCGGGCAGCGGTGCCGCCCGCAAGGACACTGTCGACCGGGGCGCGGCCGTCCTCCTCGCCGACGCGGCGGAGCGCGCCGGGGTGCGGCGCTACGTGATGATCTCCTCGATGGGCGCCGCCACCGGCGGCGAGCCGGGCATGGACGACGTCTTCGCCGCCTACCTCGACGCGAAGAAGGCCGCCGACGACGACCTCATGGCCCGCGACCTCGACTGGACGGTCATCCGGCCCGGTGGGCTCACCGACGACCCGGGCACCGGCACGGTCAGCGTGGGCCGCCCCGGCCGGGGCACGATCCCGCGCGAGGACGTCGCCCGGGTCGTCGTCGCCGCCCTGGACGACCCGGCCACGGCCGGGGTGGTCACCGAGGTCGTCTCCGGGCCGCACCGGGTGGCAGTCGCCCTGGCGGATCTGACCGACTGA
- a CDS encoding carbohydrate ABC transporter permease, with product MRGPGGPAPVRRRSRYGLTPYWFLLPALVVYALFLLYPLGRAVQISLYDWDGLSLATFVGPANYADVLTDDRLRSAFGHSLVLIFFFAVLPLGIGLVLAALLTRGQVRGMGFFRTVIFLPQVIAMVVVAVAWRQIYAPDGQLNTLLRAVGLDALTRTWLGDFTLTLPAVGLIGTWVSTGLVTVLLMAGMSRIPTELYEAATLDGAGAVRSFLFITVPSVRAEVVVALTMTIIAALKTFDLVYVTTSGGPGATTTVPSFEVYRRAFQLGEVGSAAAVAVVLTVLIFGINIAVNRIGERES from the coding sequence GTGCGGGGCCCCGGCGGCCCCGCACCCGTCCGTCGGCGGAGCCGTTACGGCCTGACGCCCTACTGGTTCCTGCTGCCCGCGCTCGTCGTCTACGCGCTGTTCCTGCTCTACCCGCTCGGCCGGGCCGTGCAGATCTCCCTCTACGACTGGGACGGACTGAGCCTGGCGACCTTCGTCGGGCCGGCGAACTACGCCGACGTCCTCACCGACGACCGGCTCCGCAGCGCCTTCGGGCACTCCCTCGTGCTGATCTTCTTCTTCGCGGTGCTGCCGCTGGGCATCGGGCTCGTCCTGGCCGCCCTGCTGACCCGTGGCCAGGTCCGCGGCATGGGGTTCTTCCGCACGGTCATCTTTCTCCCGCAGGTCATCGCGATGGTCGTCGTCGCCGTCGCCTGGCGTCAGATCTACGCGCCGGACGGGCAGCTCAACACCCTGCTGCGTGCCGTGGGCCTCGACGCCCTCACGCGCACCTGGCTGGGGGACTTCACCCTCACCCTCCCCGCCGTGGGGCTGATCGGCACGTGGGTCTCCACCGGCCTGGTGACGGTCCTGCTCATGGCCGGGATGTCGCGGATCCCCACCGAGCTGTACGAGGCCGCCACCCTCGACGGCGCCGGTGCGGTGCGCAGCTTCCTCTTCATCACCGTGCCGTCGGTGCGTGCGGAGGTCGTCGTCGCCCTGACGATGACGATCATCGCCGCGCTGAAGACCTTCGACCTCGTCTACGTCACCACGTCCGGGGGCCCGGGGGCGACGACGACGGTCCCCAGCTTCGAGGTCTACCGTCGCGCCTTCCAGCTCGGCGAGGTGGGTTCCGCCGCCGCGGTCGCCGTCGTCCTGACGGTCCTCATCTTCGGGATCAACATCGCCGTGAACCGCATCGGGGAGCGGGAGTCATGA
- a CDS encoding peptidase E encodes MPADSPTILATSGGYVPGRRTQLELGPLVHHAVELSGVSGRAPRLGYLGTAGGDQRWVIAERYEAARLAGYTLSPLRLFTMPNVDDVEGYLLEQDVVWVDGGSVANLLAVWRVHGLDAIFRRVWEAGVVLAGVSAGSICWHTSGTTDSFGPELRAVHDGLGLVPYANGVHYDSEPRRRPLVHELVAAGELGTTYCTDDGVGLLYRGTELAEAVTEVPGKGAYVVTRRAAGAAAEERIEPRLLRRG; translated from the coding sequence GTGCCCGCCGACTCCCCCACCATCCTCGCCACGTCGGGCGGGTACGTGCCCGGACGGCGCACCCAGCTCGAGCTCGGTCCGCTGGTCCACCACGCCGTCGAGCTGTCCGGGGTGAGCGGGCGAGCGCCCCGGCTGGGCTACCTCGGCACCGCCGGCGGCGACCAGCGCTGGGTGATCGCCGAGCGGTACGAGGCGGCGCGCCTGGCCGGTTACACGCTGAGCCCTCTGCGGCTGTTCACCATGCCCAACGTCGACGACGTCGAGGGTTACCTGCTCGAGCAGGACGTCGTGTGGGTCGACGGCGGGTCTGTGGCCAACCTCCTCGCGGTGTGGCGGGTGCACGGTCTGGACGCGATCTTCCGCCGGGTGTGGGAGGCCGGCGTCGTGCTGGCCGGCGTCAGCGCCGGTTCGATCTGCTGGCACACGTCCGGCACGACCGACTCCTTCGGGCCCGAGCTGCGCGCCGTCCACGACGGGCTGGGACTCGTGCCGTACGCCAACGGGGTGCACTACGACTCCGAGCCTCGCCGCCGGCCGCTCGTGCACGAGCTCGTCGCCGCCGGGGAGCTGGGGACCACGTACTGCACGGACGACGGGGTCGGCCTGCTGTATCGCGGCACCGAGCTGGCCGAGGCGGTGACCGAGGTGCCGGGCAAGGGCGCGTACGTGGTCACTCGCCGGGCGGCCGGCGCCGCCGCGGAGGAGCGGATCGAGCCGCGGCTGCTCCGGCGCGGCTGA
- a CDS encoding carbohydrate ABC transporter permease has translation MRISAGERATNYAILILFAVVALAPVLTILQAALAPETPQDALTGPPLHVENFGRAWEQGRFSEYMLNSVVVGVIVVSMATTFSIMAGYAFGAFTFRGSQALFYLFLLGIMVPTEAIVVPLFFDLQALGLTNTVWAIALPQVAQSVAFGTFWMRAYFRGANRSLIEAARLDGAGHHRVLWQVLVPVARPAIVTLVLLTFMWTWNEFLIPLVMSPNAQLRTAPLGLALFQGQYVQGTTLLAAAAVLVALPVVVLYLVLQRHFIQGMLEGAVRE, from the coding sequence ATGAGGATCTCCGCGGGGGAGCGCGCCACCAACTACGCCATCCTCATCCTCTTCGCCGTCGTGGCGCTCGCGCCCGTCCTGACGATCCTCCAGGCGGCGCTCGCCCCCGAGACACCGCAGGACGCCCTGACGGGCCCTCCGCTCCACGTGGAGAACTTCGGCCGCGCCTGGGAGCAGGGCCGGTTCAGCGAGTACATGCTCAACTCGGTCGTCGTGGGCGTCATCGTCGTCTCGATGGCCACGACCTTCTCGATCATGGCGGGGTACGCCTTCGGGGCGTTCACGTTCCGCGGCTCCCAGGCGCTGTTCTACCTGTTCCTGCTGGGCATCATGGTGCCCACCGAGGCCATCGTCGTGCCACTGTTCTTCGACCTCCAGGCCCTGGGGCTCACCAACACCGTGTGGGCGATCGCCCTGCCGCAGGTGGCCCAGTCGGTGGCCTTCGGCACCTTCTGGATGCGCGCGTACTTCCGGGGCGCGAACCGCTCCCTCATCGAGGCCGCCCGGCTGGACGGCGCCGGGCACCACCGGGTGCTGTGGCAGGTGCTCGTCCCGGTCGCGCGCCCCGCAATCGTCACGCTCGTCCTGCTGACGTTCATGTGGACGTGGAACGAGTTCCTCATCCCGCTGGTGATGTCGCCCAACGCGCAGCTGCGCACGGCGCCGCTCGGGCTCGCGCTCTTCCAGGGCCAGTACGTCCAGGGCACGACGCTGCTCGCCGCCGCGGCCGTGCTCGTGGCCCTGCCGGTCGTGGTGCTCTACCTCGTCCTCCAGCGCCACTTCATCCAGGGGATGCTCGAGGGAGCGGTGCGCGAGTAG
- a CDS encoding ABC transporter substrate-binding protein produces MTSSLRHARGVVGVAALAAASLALAACTPGSNTGSEETSEPTTGEAAEVVTDISDLEDQTLVVWDQEVRGGQNEQMERLNEAFMEQYPNITIERNSQAFEDLETTLPLALTGDDAPDVVQANNSRGQMGRFVGAGQLVPLDPWAEAYGWTERYPESVLQYSSYSEDGATFGEGNLYGMPQVGEIVGVFYSKPKLEELGLEVPETWADFEAQLATIKDAGETPLLLGNIEQWPALHVFGPVQGAYVDRAEIRTLGFGNEGASWTADSNLQAATTIQEWAESGYFNEGFNGADYDAVWQSLTEGGGVYLIGGSWLAADLEAAMGEDVGFFPPPAVEGAETSVTTGGTGLPFTITSAAETPDVAAAYIDFITSADAMAILAETGNMPVVETAEHLPEGGVQSEIFTAFDEVSQNDGLVPYLDYATPTMAETIGQALQALMAGEMTPEEFAEAVEADYADFVASNQ; encoded by the coding sequence ATGACCAGCTCACTGCGCCATGCGCGCGGCGTCGTCGGGGTGGCCGCGCTCGCGGCCGCGTCCCTCGCCCTCGCAGCCTGCACCCCTGGCTCGAACACCGGCTCGGAGGAGACCTCGGAGCCCACCACCGGCGAGGCGGCCGAGGTGGTCACCGACATCTCGGACCTGGAGGACCAGACCCTCGTGGTGTGGGACCAGGAGGTCCGTGGCGGGCAGAACGAGCAGATGGAGCGCCTCAACGAGGCCTTCATGGAGCAGTACCCGAACATCACGATCGAGCGGAACTCGCAGGCCTTCGAGGACCTCGAGACCACCCTGCCGCTCGCCCTCACCGGTGACGACGCCCCCGACGTCGTCCAGGCGAACAACTCCCGCGGCCAGATGGGCCGGTTCGTCGGTGCCGGCCAGCTCGTGCCGCTCGACCCGTGGGCCGAGGCCTACGGCTGGACCGAGCGCTACCCCGAGTCGGTCCTGCAGTACTCCAGCTACAGCGAGGACGGCGCGACGTTCGGCGAGGGCAACCTCTACGGCATGCCGCAGGTCGGTGAGATCGTCGGCGTCTTCTACTCCAAGCCCAAGCTCGAGGAGCTCGGACTGGAGGTCCCCGAGACGTGGGCGGACTTCGAGGCCCAGCTCGCCACCATCAAGGACGCCGGCGAGACCCCGCTCCTGCTGGGCAACATCGAGCAGTGGCCCGCGCTGCACGTCTTCGGACCCGTCCAGGGCGCCTACGTCGACAGGGCTGAGATCCGCACCCTCGGCTTCGGCAACGAGGGCGCCAGCTGGACCGCCGACTCGAACCTCCAGGCGGCCACGACCATCCAGGAGTGGGCCGAGTCCGGCTACTTCAACGAGGGTTTCAACGGCGCCGACTACGACGCCGTCTGGCAGTCCCTCACCGAGGGTGGCGGTGTCTACCTCATCGGCGGCTCGTGGCTCGCGGCCGACCTCGAGGCTGCCATGGGCGAGGACGTCGGCTTCTTCCCGCCGCCGGCTGTCGAGGGCGCCGAGACGTCGGTGACCACCGGTGGCACCGGCCTGCCCTTCACCATCACCTCCGCAGCCGAGACGCCCGACGTCGCGGCGGCGTACATCGACTTCATCACCAGCGCCGACGCCATGGCGATCCTCGCCGAGACCGGCAACATGCCGGTGGTGGAGACGGCGGAGCACCTGCCCGAGGGCGGCGTCCAGTCGGAGATCTTCACCGCGTTCGACGAGGTCAGCCAGAACGACGGACTCGTGCCCTACCTCGACTACGCCACCCCGACGATGGCGGAGACCATCGGGCAGGCCCTGCAGGCGCTCATGGCTGGGGAGATGACCCCGGAGGAGTTCGCCGAGGCCGTCGAGGCGGACTATGCGGACTTCGTCGCCTCGAACCAGTGA
- the rplU gene encoding 50S ribosomal protein L21 has protein sequence MVYAIVKAGGRQEKVSVGDVVVVDRLTGEVGETVELEPIMLVDGDKVTTGAGDLGKVKVTAEIVRAEKGPKISIMKFKNKTGYRKRQGYRSQRTRLKVTGIN, from the coding sequence GTGGTGTACGCGATCGTCAAGGCCGGCGGCCGTCAGGAGAAGGTGTCCGTCGGCGACGTCGTCGTCGTCGACAGGCTGACCGGTGAGGTCGGCGAGACCGTCGAGCTCGAGCCGATCATGCTCGTCGACGGTGACAAGGTCACCACGGGCGCCGGCGACCTCGGCAAGGTCAAGGTCACCGCCGAGATCGTCCGGGCCGAGAAGGGCCCGAAGATCTCGATCATGAAGTTCAAGAACAAGACCGGCTACCGCAAGCGCCAGGGCTACCGCAGCCAGCGCACGCGCCTGAAGGTCACCGGCATCAACTGA
- a CDS encoding DUF6318 family protein — MVLGERRPRTIVGATAALSLSVLLGGCTDGSAGTPTPTVSASEAPSVAQSSAAPEPTTAAPSAEVEKPVPPEAMRRDDVAGAEAAAQYFLELYPYVYATGDLTEWDAMSDPACKFCESVAENALQLHASGGYQLSDGYEVTAVDSRSSDDATPYTAVWVDATEGRSTRVTESGEAEEFEGGPVEFDFAMARQGEEWTVRGVEVRHAEAEGA, encoded by the coding sequence ATGGTGCTGGGGGAGAGACGACCGCGGACGATCGTCGGGGCGACGGCGGCGCTGTCGCTGTCCGTCCTGCTCGGCGGGTGCACTGACGGATCAGCGGGAACTCCGACCCCCACCGTCTCCGCGTCCGAGGCGCCGTCGGTGGCGCAGTCCAGCGCGGCGCCCGAGCCGACGACCGCCGCTCCCTCGGCGGAGGTCGAGAAGCCCGTGCCGCCAGAGGCGATGCGCCGCGACGACGTCGCCGGCGCGGAGGCCGCCGCGCAGTACTTCCTCGAGCTGTACCCGTATGTCTATGCCACCGGTGATCTGACCGAGTGGGACGCGATGTCGGATCCGGCGTGCAAGTTCTGCGAGAGCGTTGCTGAGAATGCGCTGCAATTGCACGCGTCCGGCGGGTACCAACTCAGTGACGGGTACGAGGTGACCGCTGTCGATTCTCGAAGTTCTGATGACGCGACCCCGTATACAGCCGTATGGGTTGATGCGACCGAGGGGCGCTCCACCCGTGTGACGGAATCGGGTGAGGCTGAGGAGTTCGAAGGAGGACCGGTCGAGTTTGATTTCGCCATGGCCCGACAGGGTGAGGAGTGGACGGTGCGAGGTGTAGAAGTTAGGCACGCTGAGGCGGAGGGCGCTTGA
- a CDS encoding FAD-binding oxidoreductase, whose translation MDDGPTVAEPVDGLRERVAGEVLEPGDDGYDDARRVWNGMVDARPLAVVRASSVEDVRHTVLVARDHGLTLAVRGGGHGVAGNGTVDGGIVLDLGALNAVRTDPGARTVTAGGGALLADVDAATAPHGLVVPLGVVSRTGAGGLTLGGGVGWLTRAYGLAADNLLAADVVTATGEVVRAADDGDPELLWGLRGGGGNFGVAVSLTFRAHPLPERVLAGTLLYGRPRWREVLAAYERWTRKMPEAMQTIVSVMTPPPELNAGDDPILMVGYVWALPDHDAGEAVVAELRAVAPPDAEESGPATWRDVQTAQDAFLPPGSRAYWKNASFDRLDDEVIEVLVRRGTEQTWVGTGYDIHHMAGAYEREPAGGSPFPARSARFWLNVYGFWADPADDAHHTAFVRGLAADMAPFATGGLYVNFMGGSEVSDGAAWARTIYGEQATARLVALKRRYDPENLFRLNHNIPPG comes from the coding sequence ATGGACGACGGACCAACCGTGGCCGAACCAGTCGACGGCCTGCGCGAGCGGGTCGCAGGAGAGGTACTGGAGCCAGGCGACGACGGCTACGACGACGCGCGGCGGGTCTGGAACGGCATGGTCGACGCGCGTCCGCTCGCCGTCGTGCGGGCCTCCTCGGTGGAGGACGTGCGGCACACCGTTCTCGTGGCCCGCGACCACGGGCTCACGCTCGCTGTGCGCGGCGGCGGGCACGGCGTCGCCGGCAACGGCACGGTCGACGGCGGCATCGTCCTGGATCTCGGGGCGCTGAACGCCGTCAGGACCGATCCCGGCGCACGGACCGTGACCGCCGGGGGCGGCGCGCTCCTCGCCGACGTGGACGCCGCGACGGCGCCGCACGGTCTCGTCGTCCCGCTGGGGGTCGTCTCACGCACGGGGGCCGGTGGGCTCACCCTCGGCGGTGGTGTCGGCTGGCTGACACGGGCGTACGGGCTGGCGGCAGACAACCTCCTGGCGGCCGACGTGGTGACCGCGACGGGCGAGGTGGTGCGCGCCGCCGACGACGGGGACCCGGAGCTGCTCTGGGGCCTCCGGGGCGGCGGCGGGAACTTCGGTGTCGCGGTCTCCCTGACGTTCCGCGCCCACCCCCTGCCCGAACGGGTCCTCGCGGGCACGCTCCTGTACGGCCGGCCCCGTTGGCGGGAGGTGCTCGCTGCCTACGAACGGTGGACCCGCAAGATGCCCGAGGCCATGCAGACCATCGTCTCCGTCATGACTCCACCCCCGGAGCTGAACGCCGGCGACGACCCGATCCTCATGGTCGGCTACGTCTGGGCCCTGCCCGACCATGACGCCGGCGAGGCCGTCGTCGCCGAGCTGCGGGCCGTCGCCCCGCCGGACGCCGAGGAGTCGGGACCGGCCACCTGGAGGGACGTCCAGACGGCGCAGGACGCCTTCCTGCCCCCCGGCTCCCGCGCCTACTGGAAGAACGCCTCGTTCGACCGTCTCGACGACGAGGTGATCGAGGTCCTCGTCCGACGCGGCACCGAGCAGACCTGGGTCGGCACCGGGTACGACATCCACCACATGGCCGGGGCGTACGAGCGGGAGCCCGCGGGCGGCTCGCCCTTCCCGGCACGGTCGGCCAGGTTCTGGCTCAACGTCTACGGCTTCTGGGCCGACCCCGCGGACGACGCCCACCACACGGCCTTCGTCCGTGGCCTCGCGGCCGACATGGCACCGTTCGCGACCGGCGGGCTGTACGTGAACTTCATGGGCGGGTCCGAGGTGAGCGACGGTGCCGCCTGGGCACGGACGATCTACGGCGAGCAGGCGACGGCCAGGCTGGTGGCGCTCAAGCGCCGCTATGACCCGGAGAACCTCTTCCGGCTCAACCACAACATCCCGCCGGGCTGA